A single region of the Corticium candelabrum chromosome 15, ooCorCand1.1, whole genome shotgun sequence genome encodes:
- the LOC134190898 gene encoding ankyrin-3-like, producing the protein MSSLSEMEKELWEAVKRGDIQSVTRLLDSKVDINKRYGGFGDTLLIQACWNKQKEMVVLLFSKSVDVNVTNMGGFTALIVSAMFGSEEITDLLLNVKDINVMKGDGSGRTAIHYAAKYNHVNIIERLLWCSVSVDINDNDGRTPLWWAARDGHVCCVDVLLKHGASPQHESERGSPLEIAKRRGRSNVVEMMEEAIRLRSHPYVEGHMFVMKHQYEETISGLQSEVEKMKEELRQSSLVHEGTMLINKIQEKEEEMRYLVSALASRMASEKVGECYTTCAECHMSSQAAGTANQLTPMLVANSRCTEREMVAVADKVRPYWQKFVSFLSPSLFAVDEIRVIELETADLFIQSRRALDKWANHFAAQANRRLIIQTLCDIGRSSQAVDVFGRELVENVCRPK; encoded by the exons ATGTCGTCACTGTCCG aaatggAAAAAGAATTGTGGGAAGCGGTGAAGAGAGGTGACATCCAGTCGGTAACGCGTCTTTTGGATAgcaaagttgatatcaataaacgTTATGGTGGGTTTGgg GACACTCTTCTGATACAAGCATGTTGGAATAAACAGAAGGAGATGGTTGTGTTGCTGTTCTCTAAATCAGTAGATGTTAATGTGACTAACATG GGTGGATTTACAGCTTTGATTGTATCTGCAATGTTTGGATCAGAAGAGATCACTGATCTACTACTGAATGTCAAAGATATTAATGTGATGAAGGGAGATGGt TCAGGAAGGACAGCCATACATTATGCTGCAAAGTATAATCACGTGAACATTATAGAGAGACTTTTGTGGTgttctgtttctgttgatatcaatgataatgatGGTCGTACACCACTGTGGTGGGCTGCCCGTGATGgtcatgtgtgttgtgttgatgttctcttaaaacatggagcgagtccccaacatgagag TGAGAGGGGATCACCACTGGAGATTGCCAAGCGCCGTGGTCGCAGTAATGTggttgagatgatggaagaagccataagat TGAGATCTCATCCTTATGTGGAGGGTCACATGTTTGTCATGAAACATCAATATGAAGAGACA ATTTCTGGACTGCAGAGTGAAGTGGAGAAGATGAAAGAAGAATTAAGACAATCATCCCTGGTCCATGAAGGCACAATGTTGATAAATAAGATCCAAGAGAAAGAGGAGGAAATGAGATATCTCGTGTCTGCTCTTGCTAGCAGAATGGCAAGCGAGAAA GTTGGTGAATGTTACACGACTTGTGCCGAGTGTCACATGTCGTCACAAGCGGCAG GAACGGCAAATCAACTGACCCCGATGTTGGTAGCAAACAGCAGATGTACGGAGCGAGAGATGGTGGCTGTAGCTGATAAAGTCCGTCCTTATTGGCAGAAATTTGTTTCATTTCTCTCTCCATCTTTGTTTGCAGTGGATGAGATAAGAGTTATAGAACTTGAAACTGCAGACTTATTTATTCAAAGCAGAAGAGCATTGGACAAGTGGGCCAATCACTTTGCTGCTCAAGCCAATCGTCGGTTAATAATACAGACATTGTGTGACATTGGACGAAGCAGTCAAGCAGTAGATGTTTTTGGTCGTGAGTTGGTGGAGAATGTGTGTCGACCCAAATGA
- the LOC134191499 gene encoding uncharacterized protein LOC134191499 — protein MSFQRKRRFRGNQYSKPKKPAVQLSRSAAKLADASYETASSSHSGLEGYRLVDMNVLAEFLAATVVCNKCHGQVTLSEDEDQRMGLASKLVVTCRKCKHKEQSYTSKKINRGAMDVNRRMVLAMRLIGCGLEPLKHFCCTMNMPGSLTESSYSGHVTILRRCAKEEAEKSMKKAVDDTRHLYEANSNGTVDIGVSGDGTWRKRGYSSFHGVGTLISIVSGKVVDISVKSSYCRACTMCQKKEGTAEYDEWLSKHVPECHKNYSGSSGGMEVSSMIDMFKRSVAIRQARYVEYLGDGDSKAIKGINDSAPYGPDLLVEKLECINHVSKRMYARLEKIKSDNKGKQLADGKGLDGKGRLTLAVMKELQMCYGRAIRENQASLEQMKKAIWATYYHRSSTDNNPQHHYCPDGEGTWCKYNKDASSYSHHDAIPEPIAAIIKPAYEELSSDDLLNKCLHGGTSNVNEGFNNILWRIAPKSEFSGLPTLELSSYLAVIRFNDEEGGVLRVLSREGGEDIGRHAMVTAKKMDTKRIKKSEYQEKPESKKRRHYQRRERKKKQQKAVAKEGVTYGAGQF, from the coding sequence ATGTCGTTCCAACGTAAACGTCGGTTTCGTGGAAATCAATACAGCAAGCCCAAGAAGCCGGCAGTGCAGTTATCGCGTTCAGCGGCGAAGCTGGCTGACGCGTCATACGAGACGGCGTCGTCATCGCACTCCGGCCTCGAGGGATACCGCCTCGTCGACATGAACGTGCTAGCAGAGTTTCTGGCGGCAACAGTCGTTTGCAACAAGTGCCATGGACAGGTTACATTGTCCGAAGACGAAGACCAGCGAATGGGATTGGCGTCCAAGCTCGTGGTGACGTGTCGAAAGTGTAAACACAAAGAGCAGAGCTACACGAGCAAGAAGATCAACCGCGGTGCTATGGACGTCAATAGGCGCATGGTTTTGGCTATGAGACTGATTGGCTGTGGACTCGAACCGCTCAAGCATTTCTGTTGCACAATGAACATGCCAGGTTCCCTAACGGAATCGTCCTActctggtcacgtgaccatactTCGGCGTTGTGCCAAAGAAGAAGCGGAGAAGAGTATGAAAAAGGCCGTGGACGACACCAGGCACCTCTACGAAGCAAATTCAAACGGTACGGTTGACATTGGGGTGTCTGGTGATGGAACCTGGCGGAAGAGAGGCTACTCATCTTTCCATGGTGTAGGCACGCTGATTTCAATTGTTTCCGGGAAAGTGGTCGACATATCCGTCAAGTCTTCGTACTGCCGTGCCTGCACCATGTGTCAGAAAAAAGAAGGCACTGCAGAATATGATGAGTGGCTCTCAAAACATGTGCCGGAATGCCACAAGAACTATAGCGGTTCATCAGGTGGGATGGAGGTGTCCAGTATGATCGACATGTTCAAGAGGTCTGTGGCCATACGGCAAGCAAGATACGTTGAATACCTCGGAGATGGAGACAGCAAGGCCATCAAAGGCATCAATGATTCCGCACCATATGGCCCAGACCTCTTGGTAGAAAAGCTGGAGTGCATAAACCATGTGTCCAAAAGAATGTATGCTCGCCTGGAAAAAATAAAATCTGACAACAAAGGAAAGCAGCTGGCTGATGGAAAGGGACTGGATGGGAAAGGAAGACTTACTCTGGCTGTAATGAAAGAACTGCAGATGTGCTATGGGAGAGCAATAAGAGAAAACCAGGCGAGCTTagaacagatgaagaaagccATCTGGGCAACATATTACCATCGGTCATCAACGGACAATAATCCGCAACATCATTATTGCCCAGATGGCGAGGGCACATGGTGTAAATACAATAAGGATGCCTCCTCCTACAGCCACCATGACGCCATCCCAGAACCGATTGCGGCTATCATCAAGCCTGCATATGAGGAGCTCAGCAGTGATGACCTCTTGAATAAGTGCCTACACGGCGGCACATCAAACGTGAATGAGGggtttaataatattttatggAGGATAGCTCCAAAGTCGGAATTCTCTGGGCTTCCAACTTTGGAGCTATCCTCCTATTTAGCTGTAATTCGGTTTAATGATGAGGAAGGGGGGGTTTTACGAGTTTTGAGTAGAGAGGGTGGGGAAGATATCGGGAGGCATGCTATGGTTACAGCTAAGAAAATGGACACAAAAAGAATCAAAAAAAGCGAATATCAGGAAAAACCTGAATCAAAGAAAAGGAGGCACTACCAGAGAAGGGAGAGAAAGAAAAAACAACAGAAGGCAGTGGCAAAAGAAGGAGTAACATATGGGGCGgggcaattttga
- the LOC134191057 gene encoding E3 ubiquitin-protein ligase HACE1-like, which yields MSSLSEMKKELWVAVCRGDIESVTRLLELEVDINSRDSWGNTLLIQACENEEKEIVELLLTKSADVNGTNMYGWTALIVSAIEGSEEITDLLLNVKDINVMKGDDSGRTAIHWAARNNHVTIVERLLSCSVPVDINYNDGCTPLWWAAFNGDVCCVDVLLKHGASPQHERQLFGSPLEIAKEKGHSDVVEMMEEAIRLRSHPYMEGHVSVIKHQYQEKIAKLQSEVEKMKEELRQSSLVHESEVRRLRTEIQEKEEEMRCLVSALATVSRMASEKIAESHTTSDEFCLSQPPEDVMYAVSALACDQWSDVGLELGYTMPELNSLTSLITASHSKLHAILRTKAAAVGTSNVVGIILSACQRISIPICAAAIRDEVVKRQERLRAQNGGQ from the exons ATGTCGTCACTGTCGG aaatgaaAAAAGAATTGTGGGTAGCGGTGTGTAGAGGTGATATCGAGTCAGTAACGCGTCTTTTGGAGTTGGAAGTTGACATCAATAGTCGTGATTCGTGGGgg aACACTCTTCTGATACAAGCGTGTGAGAATGAAGAGAAGGAGATTGTTGAGTTGCTGCTCACTAAATCAGCAGATGTTAATGGGACTAACATG TATGGATGGACAGCTTTGATTGTATCTGCAATCGAGGGATCAGAAGAGATCACTGATCTACTACTGAATGTCAAAGATATTAATGTGATGAAGGGAGATGAt TCAGGAAGGACAGCCATCCATTGGGCTGCAAGgaataatcacgtgaccattgtagagagacttttgtcttgttctgttcctgttgatatcaattataatGATGGTTGTACACCACTGTGGTGGGCTGCCTTTAAtggtgatgtgtgttgtgttgatgttctcctaaaacatggagcgagtccccaacatgagcg TCAGTTGTTTGGATCACCACTGGAGATTGCCAAGGAAAAGGGTCACAGTGATGTggttgagatgatggaagaagccataagat TGAGATCTCATCCCTATATGGAAGGTCATGTGTCTGTTATCAAACATCAATATCAAGAGAAA atTGCTAAACTGCAGAGTGAAGTGGAGAAGATGAAAGAAGAATTAAGACAATCATCCCTGGTCCACGAGAGTGAAGTGAGGAGATTGCGAACCGAGATCCAAGAGAAAGAGGAGGAAATGAGATGTCTCGTGTCTGCTCTTGCTACTGTTAGCAGAATGGCAAGCGAGAAA ATTGCTGAAAGTCACACTACTTCCGATGAATTTTGCTTATCACAACCACCAG AGGATGTGATGTATGCAGTCAGTGCTCTTGCCTGTGATCAGTGGAGTGATGTTGGACTGGAGTTAGGATACACAATGCCTGAACTCAACTCACTCACTTCATTAATTACTGCATCTCACAGCAAGCTACACGCCATACTGAGAACGAAAGCTGCTGCTGTGGGTACCAGCAATGTTGTTGGTATcatcttgtctgcttg
- the LOC134190953 gene encoding uncharacterized protein LOC134190953 has product MSVDVVADLQRIGDEVKKIEQQMVNVKESQEKLYEMRGSFKGDVRRNSRSHSTTRITDTRASSNRGSNTTCGDILTTADNIARCDGQAVEQLHSDISHRREGTQTATRDVAHRDGSVESHLSSSDTSTSSHHSSIRPSHPTEAAIQTQPTLSREYLSQSDGFLVTNETQTDNQRRSPMVSRLRQPQVYRHSTKLLYTSGCVCLSLILTNQSEQSDVVSCSRTHIQSEEPHSRSQSSDERH; this is encoded by the exons ATGAGTGTGGATGTTGTTGCGGATTTGCAGAGGATAGGAGACGAGGTGAAGAAGATAGAGCAACAGATGGTGAATGTGAAGGAAAGTCAGGAGAAGCTTTATGAAATGAGAGG ATCATTTAAAGGTGATGTTAGGAGAAACTCAAGAAGCCATTCGACAACAAGAATCACAGACACCAGAGCCAGTAGCAATAGAGGAAGCAACACAACATGTGGAGATATCCTTACCACAGCAGATAACATTGCAAGATGTGATGGACAG GCAGTCGAACAGCTACATAGTGACATATCACACAGACGTGAAggaacacaaacagcaacacgTGATGTAGCTCATCGTGATGGTTCCGTTGAATCTCATCTCAGCAGCAGTGACACATCAACATCATCCCATCATTCATCTATCCGCCCGTCTCACCCAACGGAAGctgcaatacaaacacaaccgACACTCTCACGTGAATATCTCTCACAAAGCGACGGTTTCCTCGTAACTAACGAGACACAAACCGACAATCAGAGAAGGTCGCCAATGGTCAGTCGTCTAAGGCAACCACAAGTCTATAGACATTCCACCAAGTTGCTTTACACGAgtgggtgtgtttgtctgagtTTGATCTTGACTAACCAATCAGAGCAGTCGGATGTAGTGTCTTGTTCTCGTACTCACATACAGAGTGAAGAACCTCACAGTCGGAGTCAATCGAGTGACGAACGTCATTGA